The Xenopus tropicalis strain Nigerian chromosome 2, UCB_Xtro_10.0, whole genome shotgun sequence genome window below encodes:
- the picalm gene encoding phosphatidylinositol-binding clathrin assembly protein isoform X5, with protein MSGQSITDRITAAQHSVTGSAVSKTVCKATTHEIMGPKKKHLDYLIQCTNEMNVNIPQLADTLFERTTNSSWVVVFKSLITTHHLMVYGNERFIQYLASRNTLFNLSNFLDKSGLQGYDMSTFIRRYSRYLNEKAVSYRQVAFDFTKVKRGTDGVMRTMSTEKLLKTMPIIQNQMDALLDFNVNANELTNGVINAAFMLLFKDAIRLFAAYNEGIINLLEKYFDMKKNQCKEGLDIYKKFLTRMTRISEFLKVAEQVGIDRGDIPDLSQAPSSLLDALEQHLASLEGKKIKDSTAASRATTLSNAVSSLATTSLSLTRVDEREKQAALEEEQARLKALKEQRVKELSKKPHSTSTTASSPVSSTAGSINTTAAIDMFATPTSLNSKLSNDLLDMQPTFQPAVHPLSAVPQVAGSWADPFTSEAADDSIPSLNPFLSKASEGVQLPVVSTDSANYTAKTPSHEIFIDSFCGPQGYPNPSHFRSEPSTVAGLYGGFTPSLAVQPQTSGGLNVDFDSVFGNKSPSSVNVDSAAFDDLGGLLKPTVASLNQNLPSCKNPQNKLVSDDLDSSLANLVGNLGIGNGTTKNDIHWSQPGEKKLTGGTNWQPKVAPTTTWNPATLAPPIMAYPATTPTGIVGYGMPPMGPVPVIQQPPLIYNQPVMRPPNPFGPVSGAQMQFM; from the exons atttaattcagtgcaCCAATGAGATGAATGTAAACATCCCACAGCTGGCGGATACGTTATTTGAGAGAACAACCAACAGTAGCTGGGTGGTAGTGTTCAAGTCCCTTATAACTACCCACCATCTCATGGTGTATGGAAACGAG cGTTTTATCCAGTATCTGGCATCAAGGAATACACTGTTTAACTTAAGCAATTTCCTGGACAAAAGTGGGCTGCAAG GATACGACATGTCTACGTTTATTAGGCGATACAGTCGGTACTTGAATGAAAAGGCAGTTTCCTACAGACAAGTTGCTTTTGATTTCACCAAAGTAAAAAGAGG gACTGATGGAGTGATGAGGACAATGAGTACAGAAAAGCTACTAAAGACAATGCCCATTATACAGAACCAAATGGACGCGCTGCTTGATTTCAAT GTTAATGCCAACGAGCTGACAAACGGGGTAATTAATGCTGCCTTTATGCTCCTCTTCAAAGATGCCATACGACTGTTTGCTGCATACAATGAAGGGATAATTAATTTGTTAG AAAAATATTTTGACATGAAGAAAAATCAGTGTAAAGAAGGCCTCGATATCTATAAGAAATTCCTGACACGGATGACCCGGATTTCCGAATTCCTGAAAGTAGCAGAG caaGTTGGGATCGATCGAGGAGATATACCTGATCTCTCTCAG GCTCCTAGCAGTCTACTTGATGCTTTGGAACAACATTTAGCCTCGctggaagggaagaaaatcaaAGACTCGACAGCAGCGAGCAG GGCAACAACTCTCTCAAATGCAGTCTCATCACTTGCAACCACGAGCCTGTCGCTCACCAGGGTGGACGAAAGGGAAAAACAAGCGGCTCTGGAGGAAGAGCAGGCACGTTTGAAAGCTTTAAAG GAACAGCGCGTCAAAGAGCTTTCAAAGAAACCTCACAGCACCTCCACAACCGCCTCCTCCCCAGTGTCCTCCACAGCGGGCAGTATAAATACCACGGCAGCTATCGATATGTTTGCAACCCCTACTTCTCTAAACAG CAAGCTGTCCAATGACCTGCTCGACATGCAGCCAACTTTCCAGCCAGCTGTTCATCCGCTCTCTGCTGTGCCGCAAGTAGCAGGTTCCTGGGCAG ATCCTTTCACCTCTGAAGCTGCTGATGATTCCATTCCAAGTCTAAATCCTTTCCTCAGTAAAGCTAGCGAGGGTGTCCAGCTACCTGTCGTATCTACCGACTCAGCTAATTATACCGCTAAGACACCTAGCCATGAAATATTTATTG ATTCTTTCTGTGGTCCACAAGGCTACCCTAACCCATCCCATTTCCGCAGTGAGCCCTCTACAGTAGCTGGTCTATATGGAG GGTTCACCCCATCCCTAGCTGTTCAACCACAGACCTCCGGTGGCCTTAATGTTGATTTTGATTCAGTGtttggcaacaaatctccttccAGTGTTAACGTAGACTCGGCAG CTTTTGATGATTTGGGCGGGCTCCTCAAGCCAACAGTAGCCTCTCTGAATCAGAATCTTCCCTCCTGTAAGAACCCACAAAACAAACTGGTGTCCGATGACCTGGATTCGTCCCTCGCCAACCTTGTGGGCA ATCTGGGCATTGGCAACGGAACAACAAAGAA CGATATTCACTGGAGTCAGCCTGGGGAGAAGAAGCTCACTGGAGGGACCAACTGGCAGCCAAAAGTAGCACCTACGACAACATGGAACCCTGCAACTTTG GCACCACCAATAATGGCGTATCCTGCAACGACGCCTACaggaattgtgggatatggaaTG CCCCCAATGGGACCAGTACCAGTCATACAGCAACCGCCATTAATATACAACCAGCCCGTGATGAGACCACCTAATCCTTTCGGCCCTGTATCAGGAGCACAG
- the picalm gene encoding phosphatidylinositol-binding clathrin assembly protein has translation MSGQSITDRITAAQHSVTGSAVSKTVCKATTHEIMGPKKKHLDYLIQCTNEMNVNIPQLADTLFERTTNSSWVVVFKSLITTHHLMVYGNERFIQYLASRNTLFNLSNFLDKSGLQGYDMSTFIRRYSRYLNEKAVSYRQVAFDFTKVKRGTDGVMRTMSTEKLLKTMPIIQNQMDALLDFNVNANELTNGVINAAFMLLFKDAIRLFAAYNEGIINLLEKYFDMKKNQCKEGLDIYKKFLTRMTRISEFLKVAEQVGIDRGDIPDLSQAPSSLLDALEQHLASLEGKKIKDSTAASRATTLSNAVSSLATTSLSLTRVDEREKQAALEEEQARLKALKRVKELSKKPHSTSTTASSPVSSTAGSINTTAAIDMFATPTSLNSKLSNDLLDMQPTFQPAVHPLSAVPQVAGSWAGFTPSLAVQPQTSGGLNVDFDSVFGNKSPSSVNVDSAAFDDLGGLLKPTVASLNQNLPSCKNPQNKLVSDDLDSSLANLVGNLGIGNGTTKNDIHWSQPGEKKLTGGTNWQPKVAPTTTWNPATLAPPIMAYPATTPTGIVGYGMPPMGPVPVIQQPPLIYNQPVMRPPNPFGPVSGAQMQFM, from the exons atttaattcagtgcaCCAATGAGATGAATGTAAACATCCCACAGCTGGCGGATACGTTATTTGAGAGAACAACCAACAGTAGCTGGGTGGTAGTGTTCAAGTCCCTTATAACTACCCACCATCTCATGGTGTATGGAAACGAG cGTTTTATCCAGTATCTGGCATCAAGGAATACACTGTTTAACTTAAGCAATTTCCTGGACAAAAGTGGGCTGCAAG GATACGACATGTCTACGTTTATTAGGCGATACAGTCGGTACTTGAATGAAAAGGCAGTTTCCTACAGACAAGTTGCTTTTGATTTCACCAAAGTAAAAAGAGG gACTGATGGAGTGATGAGGACAATGAGTACAGAAAAGCTACTAAAGACAATGCCCATTATACAGAACCAAATGGACGCGCTGCTTGATTTCAAT GTTAATGCCAACGAGCTGACAAACGGGGTAATTAATGCTGCCTTTATGCTCCTCTTCAAAGATGCCATACGACTGTTTGCTGCATACAATGAAGGGATAATTAATTTGTTAG AAAAATATTTTGACATGAAGAAAAATCAGTGTAAAGAAGGCCTCGATATCTATAAGAAATTCCTGACACGGATGACCCGGATTTCCGAATTCCTGAAAGTAGCAGAG caaGTTGGGATCGATCGAGGAGATATACCTGATCTCTCTCAG GCTCCTAGCAGTCTACTTGATGCTTTGGAACAACATTTAGCCTCGctggaagggaagaaaatcaaAGACTCGACAGCAGCGAGCAG GGCAACAACTCTCTCAAATGCAGTCTCATCACTTGCAACCACGAGCCTGTCGCTCACCAGGGTGGACGAAAGGGAAAAACAAGCGGCTCTGGAGGAAGAGCAGGCACGTTTGAAAGCTTTAAAG CGCGTCAAAGAGCTTTCAAAGAAACCTCACAGCACCTCCACAACCGCCTCCTCCCCAGTGTCCTCCACAGCGGGCAGTATAAATACCACGGCAGCTATCGATATGTTTGCAACCCCTACTTCTCTAAACAG CAAGCTGTCCAATGACCTGCTCGACATGCAGCCAACTTTCCAGCCAGCTGTTCATCCGCTCTCTGCTGTGCCGCAAGTAGCAGGTTCCTGGGCAG GGTTCACCCCATCCCTAGCTGTTCAACCACAGACCTCCGGTGGCCTTAATGTTGATTTTGATTCAGTGtttggcaacaaatctccttccAGTGTTAACGTAGACTCGGCAG CTTTTGATGATTTGGGCGGGCTCCTCAAGCCAACAGTAGCCTCTCTGAATCAGAATCTTCCCTCCTGTAAGAACCCACAAAACAAACTGGTGTCCGATGACCTGGATTCGTCCCTCGCCAACCTTGTGGGCA ATCTGGGCATTGGCAACGGAACAACAAAGAA CGATATTCACTGGAGTCAGCCTGGGGAGAAGAAGCTCACTGGAGGGACCAACTGGCAGCCAAAAGTAGCACCTACGACAACATGGAACCCTGCAACTTTG GCACCACCAATAATGGCGTATCCTGCAACGACGCCTACaggaattgtgggatatggaaTG CCCCCAATGGGACCAGTACCAGTCATACAGCAACCGCCATTAATATACAACCAGCCCGTGATGAGACCACCTAATCCTTTCGGCCCTGTATCAGGAGCACAG
- the picalm gene encoding phosphatidylinositol-binding clathrin assembly protein isoform X4: MSGQSITDRITAAQHSVTGSAVSKTVCKATTHEIMGPKKKHLDYLIQCTNEMNVNIPQLADTLFERTTNSSWVVVFKSLITTHHLMVYGNERFIQYLASRNTLFNLSNFLDKSGLQGYDMSTFIRRYSRYLNEKAVSYRQVAFDFTKVKRGTDGVMRTMSTEKLLKTMPIIQNQMDALLDFNVNANELTNGVINAAFMLLFKDAIRLFAAYNEGIINLLEKYFDMKKNQCKEGLDIYKKFLTRMTRISEFLKVAEQVGIDRGDIPDLSQAPSSLLDALEQHLASLEGKKIKDSTAASRATTLSNAVSSLATTSLSLTRVDEREKQAALEEEQARLKALKEQRVKELSKKPHSTSTTASSPVSSTAGSINTTAAIDMFATPTSLNSKLSNDLLDMQPTFQPAVHPLSAVPQVAGSWADPFTSEAADDSIPSLNPFLSKASEGVQLPVVSTDSANYTAKTPSHEIFIDSFCGPQGYPNPSHFRSEPSTVAGLYGGFTPSLAVQPQTSGGLNVDFDSVFGNKSPSSVNVDSAAFDDLGGLLKPTVASLNQNLPSCKNPQNKLVSDDLDSSLANLVGNLGIGNGTTKNDIHWSQPGEKKLTGGTNWQPKVAPTTTWNPATLNGMHFPQYAPPIMAYPATTPTGIVGYGMPPMGPVPVIQQPPLIYNQPVMRPPNPFGPVSGAQMQFM; encoded by the exons atttaattcagtgcaCCAATGAGATGAATGTAAACATCCCACAGCTGGCGGATACGTTATTTGAGAGAACAACCAACAGTAGCTGGGTGGTAGTGTTCAAGTCCCTTATAACTACCCACCATCTCATGGTGTATGGAAACGAG cGTTTTATCCAGTATCTGGCATCAAGGAATACACTGTTTAACTTAAGCAATTTCCTGGACAAAAGTGGGCTGCAAG GATACGACATGTCTACGTTTATTAGGCGATACAGTCGGTACTTGAATGAAAAGGCAGTTTCCTACAGACAAGTTGCTTTTGATTTCACCAAAGTAAAAAGAGG gACTGATGGAGTGATGAGGACAATGAGTACAGAAAAGCTACTAAAGACAATGCCCATTATACAGAACCAAATGGACGCGCTGCTTGATTTCAAT GTTAATGCCAACGAGCTGACAAACGGGGTAATTAATGCTGCCTTTATGCTCCTCTTCAAAGATGCCATACGACTGTTTGCTGCATACAATGAAGGGATAATTAATTTGTTAG AAAAATATTTTGACATGAAGAAAAATCAGTGTAAAGAAGGCCTCGATATCTATAAGAAATTCCTGACACGGATGACCCGGATTTCCGAATTCCTGAAAGTAGCAGAG caaGTTGGGATCGATCGAGGAGATATACCTGATCTCTCTCAG GCTCCTAGCAGTCTACTTGATGCTTTGGAACAACATTTAGCCTCGctggaagggaagaaaatcaaAGACTCGACAGCAGCGAGCAG GGCAACAACTCTCTCAAATGCAGTCTCATCACTTGCAACCACGAGCCTGTCGCTCACCAGGGTGGACGAAAGGGAAAAACAAGCGGCTCTGGAGGAAGAGCAGGCACGTTTGAAAGCTTTAAAG GAACAGCGCGTCAAAGAGCTTTCAAAGAAACCTCACAGCACCTCCACAACCGCCTCCTCCCCAGTGTCCTCCACAGCGGGCAGTATAAATACCACGGCAGCTATCGATATGTTTGCAACCCCTACTTCTCTAAACAG CAAGCTGTCCAATGACCTGCTCGACATGCAGCCAACTTTCCAGCCAGCTGTTCATCCGCTCTCTGCTGTGCCGCAAGTAGCAGGTTCCTGGGCAG ATCCTTTCACCTCTGAAGCTGCTGATGATTCCATTCCAAGTCTAAATCCTTTCCTCAGTAAAGCTAGCGAGGGTGTCCAGCTACCTGTCGTATCTACCGACTCAGCTAATTATACCGCTAAGACACCTAGCCATGAAATATTTATTG ATTCTTTCTGTGGTCCACAAGGCTACCCTAACCCATCCCATTTCCGCAGTGAGCCCTCTACAGTAGCTGGTCTATATGGAG GGTTCACCCCATCCCTAGCTGTTCAACCACAGACCTCCGGTGGCCTTAATGTTGATTTTGATTCAGTGtttggcaacaaatctccttccAGTGTTAACGTAGACTCGGCAG CTTTTGATGATTTGGGCGGGCTCCTCAAGCCAACAGTAGCCTCTCTGAATCAGAATCTTCCCTCCTGTAAGAACCCACAAAACAAACTGGTGTCCGATGACCTGGATTCGTCCCTCGCCAACCTTGTGGGCA ATCTGGGCATTGGCAACGGAACAACAAAGAA CGATATTCACTGGAGTCAGCCTGGGGAGAAGAAGCTCACTGGAGGGACCAACTGGCAGCCAAAAGTAGCACCTACGACAACATGGAACCCTGCAACTTTG aatGGCATGCATTTCCCACAATAC GCACCACCAATAATGGCGTATCCTGCAACGACGCCTACaggaattgtgggatatggaaTG CCCCCAATGGGACCAGTACCAGTCATACAGCAACCGCCATTAATATACAACCAGCCCGTGATGAGACCACCTAATCCTTTCGGCCCTGTATCAGGAGCACAG
- the picalm gene encoding phosphatidylinositol-binding clathrin assembly protein isoform X11, which translates to MSGQSITDRITAAQHSVTGSAVSKTVCKATTHEIMGPKKKHLDYLIQCTNEMNVNIPQLADTLFERTTNSSWVVVFKSLITTHHLMVYGNERFIQYLASRNTLFNLSNFLDKSGLQGYDMSTFIRRYSRYLNEKAVSYRQVAFDFTKVKRGTDGVMRTMSTEKLLKTMPIIQNQMDALLDFNVNANELTNGVINAAFMLLFKDAIRLFAAYNEGIINLLEKYFDMKKNQCKEGLDIYKKFLTRMTRISEFLKVAEQVGIDRGDIPDLSQAPSSLLDALEQHLASLEGKKIKDSTAASRATTLSNAVSSLATTSLSLTRVDEREKQAALEEEQARLKALKEQRVKELSKKPHSTSTTASSPVSSTAGSINTTAAIDMFATPTSLNSKLSNDLLDMQPTFQPAVHPLSAVPQVAGSWAGFTPSLAVQPQTSGGLNVDFDSVFGNKSPSSVNVDSAAFDDLGGLLKPTVASLNQNLPSCKNPQNKLVSDDLDSSLANLVGNLGIGNGTTKNDIHWSQPGEKKLTGGTNWQPKVAPTTTWNPATLAPPIMAYPATTPTGIVGYGMPPMGPVPVIQQPPLIYNQPVMRPPNPFGPVSGAQMQFM; encoded by the exons atttaattcagtgcaCCAATGAGATGAATGTAAACATCCCACAGCTGGCGGATACGTTATTTGAGAGAACAACCAACAGTAGCTGGGTGGTAGTGTTCAAGTCCCTTATAACTACCCACCATCTCATGGTGTATGGAAACGAG cGTTTTATCCAGTATCTGGCATCAAGGAATACACTGTTTAACTTAAGCAATTTCCTGGACAAAAGTGGGCTGCAAG GATACGACATGTCTACGTTTATTAGGCGATACAGTCGGTACTTGAATGAAAAGGCAGTTTCCTACAGACAAGTTGCTTTTGATTTCACCAAAGTAAAAAGAGG gACTGATGGAGTGATGAGGACAATGAGTACAGAAAAGCTACTAAAGACAATGCCCATTATACAGAACCAAATGGACGCGCTGCTTGATTTCAAT GTTAATGCCAACGAGCTGACAAACGGGGTAATTAATGCTGCCTTTATGCTCCTCTTCAAAGATGCCATACGACTGTTTGCTGCATACAATGAAGGGATAATTAATTTGTTAG AAAAATATTTTGACATGAAGAAAAATCAGTGTAAAGAAGGCCTCGATATCTATAAGAAATTCCTGACACGGATGACCCGGATTTCCGAATTCCTGAAAGTAGCAGAG caaGTTGGGATCGATCGAGGAGATATACCTGATCTCTCTCAG GCTCCTAGCAGTCTACTTGATGCTTTGGAACAACATTTAGCCTCGctggaagggaagaaaatcaaAGACTCGACAGCAGCGAGCAG GGCAACAACTCTCTCAAATGCAGTCTCATCACTTGCAACCACGAGCCTGTCGCTCACCAGGGTGGACGAAAGGGAAAAACAAGCGGCTCTGGAGGAAGAGCAGGCACGTTTGAAAGCTTTAAAG GAACAGCGCGTCAAAGAGCTTTCAAAGAAACCTCACAGCACCTCCACAACCGCCTCCTCCCCAGTGTCCTCCACAGCGGGCAGTATAAATACCACGGCAGCTATCGATATGTTTGCAACCCCTACTTCTCTAAACAG CAAGCTGTCCAATGACCTGCTCGACATGCAGCCAACTTTCCAGCCAGCTGTTCATCCGCTCTCTGCTGTGCCGCAAGTAGCAGGTTCCTGGGCAG GGTTCACCCCATCCCTAGCTGTTCAACCACAGACCTCCGGTGGCCTTAATGTTGATTTTGATTCAGTGtttggcaacaaatctccttccAGTGTTAACGTAGACTCGGCAG CTTTTGATGATTTGGGCGGGCTCCTCAAGCCAACAGTAGCCTCTCTGAATCAGAATCTTCCCTCCTGTAAGAACCCACAAAACAAACTGGTGTCCGATGACCTGGATTCGTCCCTCGCCAACCTTGTGGGCA ATCTGGGCATTGGCAACGGAACAACAAAGAA CGATATTCACTGGAGTCAGCCTGGGGAGAAGAAGCTCACTGGAGGGACCAACTGGCAGCCAAAAGTAGCACCTACGACAACATGGAACCCTGCAACTTTG GCACCACCAATAATGGCGTATCCTGCAACGACGCCTACaggaattgtgggatatggaaTG CCCCCAATGGGACCAGTACCAGTCATACAGCAACCGCCATTAATATACAACCAGCCCGTGATGAGACCACCTAATCCTTTCGGCCCTGTATCAGGAGCACAG